One genomic region from Vanacampus margaritifer isolate UIUO_Vmar chromosome 2, RoL_Vmar_1.0, whole genome shotgun sequence encodes:
- the tefb gene encoding TEF transcription factor, PAR bZIP family member b isoform X1 — protein sequence MSGKAAKAAVAVALLPDITVDPAAKQKSFPFVIKKIMDIPPPNILEEGDDELEKEKLCSADDVEGGGVAAASAGGASRGGSGGSAGGVSASLTPAIWEKTIPYDGETFHLEYMDLDEFLLENGIPASLEDEELQKTLTPAEGKGKSTLKVTATASATSMPTSSTPEPDTSTVASEPEEAVTVTTLLPAKLEDDDEEDEEQEEEDEEQEEESVPHEAKAEETVEISKQNPGSGDRNTPSPVNPDDIEVDVNFQPDPTDLVLSSVPGGELFNPRKHKFSDEELKPQPMIKKAKKVFVPNEQKDDKYWCRRKKNNLAAKRSRDARRLKENQITVRASFLERENAALRQQVAEMRKDCGRCKNLVDRYEAKYGPL from the exons ATGTCCGGTAAAGCAGCTAAAGCAGCGGTGGCTGTCGCGCTTCTTCCCGACATAACCGTCGACCCAGCGGCCAAGCAGAAGTCTTTCCCGTTTGTTATAAAGAAGATTATGGACATCCCCCCTCCTAACATTCTGGAGGAAGGCGACGACG AGCTCGAGAAGGAGAAGCTGTGCTCAGCTGACGATGTGGAGGGGGGCGGGGTTGCTGCAGCCAGCGCTGGTGGGGCTTCAAGGGGAGGCAGCGGGGGCAGCGCTGGAGGGGTTTCAGCCTCTTTGACCCCAGCCATTTGGGAGAAGACCATTCCCTATGATGGTGAGACCTTCCATCTGGAGTACATGGACCTGGATGAGTTTCTGTTGGAGAACGGGATCCCTGCCAGCCTGGAGGATGAGGAGCTGCAGAAGACGCTGACTCCGGCTGAAGGGAAAGGCAAGAGCACCCTCAAGGTTACAGCCACAGCCAGCGCAACGTCGATGCCCACGTCTTCTACGCCTGAACCCGACACCTCTACTGTCGCCTCAGAGCCAGAGGAAGCGGTGACTGTCACCACGCTACTGCCCGCCAAATtggaagatgatgatgaggaagatgaggagcaagaagaggaagatgaggagcaAGAAGAGGAATCTGTGCCCCATGAGGCAAAAGCAGAAGAAACTGTGGAAATCAGCAAGCAGAATCCTG GGTCTGGAGACCGTAACACGCCGTCTCCCGTCAACCCGGACGACATCGAGGTGGATGTTAACTTTCAGCCAGATCCCACCGACCTGGTCCTGTCCAGTGTGCCGGGGGGAGAGCTGTTCAACCCGCGCAAACACAAATTCTCTGACGAGGAGCTCAAGCCGCAGCCCATGATCAAGAAAGCCAAGAAAGTGTTTGTTCCCAACGAACAGAAG GATGACAAATATTGgtgcaggaggaagaagaaCAACCTGGCGGCCAAACGTTCCCGTGATGCCCGGCGTCTCAAGGAGAACCAGATCACGGTGCGCGCCTCATTCCTGGAGCGGGAGAATGCAGCCCTGCGGCAGCAAGTGGCCGAGATGCGGAAAGACTGCGGCCGCTGCAAGAACTTGGTGGACCGCTATGAGGCCAAGTACGGTCCGCTGTAA
- the tefb gene encoding TEF transcription factor, PAR bZIP family member b isoform X2, translating to MSTFNHIFGERGEVPDLIRSLADYPFSFPAFDDCELEKEKLCSADDVEGGGVAAASAGGASRGGSGGSAGGVSASLTPAIWEKTIPYDGETFHLEYMDLDEFLLENGIPASLEDEELQKTLTPAEGKGKSTLKVTATASATSMPTSSTPEPDTSTVASEPEEAVTVTTLLPAKLEDDDEEDEEQEEEDEEQEEESVPHEAKAEETVEISKQNPGSGDRNTPSPVNPDDIEVDVNFQPDPTDLVLSSVPGGELFNPRKHKFSDEELKPQPMIKKAKKVFVPNEQKDDKYWCRRKKNNLAAKRSRDARRLKENQITVRASFLERENAALRQQVAEMRKDCGRCKNLVDRYEAKYGPL from the exons ATGTCAACGTTTAATCACATCTTTGGAGAAAGGGGGGAAGTTCCTGATCTCATCAGATCCTTGGCTGACTATCCCTTCTCTTTCCCAGCTTTTGATGACTGTG AGCTCGAGAAGGAGAAGCTGTGCTCAGCTGACGATGTGGAGGGGGGCGGGGTTGCTGCAGCCAGCGCTGGTGGGGCTTCAAGGGGAGGCAGCGGGGGCAGCGCTGGAGGGGTTTCAGCCTCTTTGACCCCAGCCATTTGGGAGAAGACCATTCCCTATGATGGTGAGACCTTCCATCTGGAGTACATGGACCTGGATGAGTTTCTGTTGGAGAACGGGATCCCTGCCAGCCTGGAGGATGAGGAGCTGCAGAAGACGCTGACTCCGGCTGAAGGGAAAGGCAAGAGCACCCTCAAGGTTACAGCCACAGCCAGCGCAACGTCGATGCCCACGTCTTCTACGCCTGAACCCGACACCTCTACTGTCGCCTCAGAGCCAGAGGAAGCGGTGACTGTCACCACGCTACTGCCCGCCAAATtggaagatgatgatgaggaagatgaggagcaagaagaggaagatgaggagcaAGAAGAGGAATCTGTGCCCCATGAGGCAAAAGCAGAAGAAACTGTGGAAATCAGCAAGCAGAATCCTG GGTCTGGAGACCGTAACACGCCGTCTCCCGTCAACCCGGACGACATCGAGGTGGATGTTAACTTTCAGCCAGATCCCACCGACCTGGTCCTGTCCAGTGTGCCGGGGGGAGAGCTGTTCAACCCGCGCAAACACAAATTCTCTGACGAGGAGCTCAAGCCGCAGCCCATGATCAAGAAAGCCAAGAAAGTGTTTGTTCCCAACGAACAGAAG GATGACAAATATTGgtgcaggaggaagaagaaCAACCTGGCGGCCAAACGTTCCCGTGATGCCCGGCGTCTCAAGGAGAACCAGATCACGGTGCGCGCCTCATTCCTGGAGCGGGAGAATGCAGCCCTGCGGCAGCAAGTGGCCGAGATGCGGAAAGACTGCGGCCGCTGCAAGAACTTGGTGGACCGCTATGAGGCCAAGTACGGTCCGCTGTAA
- the tefb gene encoding TEF transcription factor, PAR bZIP family member b isoform X3 has protein sequence MSGKAAKAAVAVALLPDITVDPAAKQKSFPFVIKKIMDIPPPNILEEGDDELEKEKLCSADDVEGGGVAAASAGGASRGGSGGSAGGVSASLTPAIWEKTIPYDGETFHLEYMDLDEFLLENGIPASLEDEELQKTLTPAEGKEPEEAVTVTTLLPAKLEDDDEEDEEQEEEDEEQEEESVPHEAKAEETVEISKQNPGSGDRNTPSPVNPDDIEVDVNFQPDPTDLVLSSVPGGELFNPRKHKFSDEELKPQPMIKKAKKVFVPNEQKDDKYWCRRKKNNLAAKRSRDARRLKENQITVRASFLERENAALRQQVAEMRKDCGRCKNLVDRYEAKYGPL, from the exons ATGTCCGGTAAAGCAGCTAAAGCAGCGGTGGCTGTCGCGCTTCTTCCCGACATAACCGTCGACCCAGCGGCCAAGCAGAAGTCTTTCCCGTTTGTTATAAAGAAGATTATGGACATCCCCCCTCCTAACATTCTGGAGGAAGGCGACGACG AGCTCGAGAAGGAGAAGCTGTGCTCAGCTGACGATGTGGAGGGGGGCGGGGTTGCTGCAGCCAGCGCTGGTGGGGCTTCAAGGGGAGGCAGCGGGGGCAGCGCTGGAGGGGTTTCAGCCTCTTTGACCCCAGCCATTTGGGAGAAGACCATTCCCTATGATGGTGAGACCTTCCATCTGGAGTACATGGACCTGGATGAGTTTCTGTTGGAGAACGGGATCCCTGCCAGCCTGGAGGATGAGGAGCTGCAGAAGACGCTGACTCCGGCTGAAGGGAAAG AGCCAGAGGAAGCGGTGACTGTCACCACGCTACTGCCCGCCAAATtggaagatgatgatgaggaagatgaggagcaagaagaggaagatgaggagcaAGAAGAGGAATCTGTGCCCCATGAGGCAAAAGCAGAAGAAACTGTGGAAATCAGCAAGCAGAATCCTG GGTCTGGAGACCGTAACACGCCGTCTCCCGTCAACCCGGACGACATCGAGGTGGATGTTAACTTTCAGCCAGATCCCACCGACCTGGTCCTGTCCAGTGTGCCGGGGGGAGAGCTGTTCAACCCGCGCAAACACAAATTCTCTGACGAGGAGCTCAAGCCGCAGCCCATGATCAAGAAAGCCAAGAAAGTGTTTGTTCCCAACGAACAGAAG GATGACAAATATTGgtgcaggaggaagaagaaCAACCTGGCGGCCAAACGTTCCCGTGATGCCCGGCGTCTCAAGGAGAACCAGATCACGGTGCGCGCCTCATTCCTGGAGCGGGAGAATGCAGCCCTGCGGCAGCAAGTGGCCGAGATGCGGAAAGACTGCGGCCGCTGCAAGAACTTGGTGGACCGCTATGAGGCCAAGTACGGTCCGCTGTAA